In Porphyromonas cangingivalis, a genomic segment contains:
- the folP gene encoding dihydropteroate synthase → MKPSLLINIRGRLLDLGREPIVMGILNHTPDSFFSGSRIQGDRAIHDRIEQILREGGSMVDVGGYSTRPDATEVSPEEEWARVAQVLEILKRDYPEVIVSVDTFRADVARKAVEIGGADLINDVSGGLLDSEMYATVGSLQVPYILMHMRGTPKTMQSLTEYSGKVTDVVISELLRPIEKARAAGIKDIILDPGFGFSKTLDQNYELMSELDKFATLGLPLLVGISRKSMIYRLFETSPQEALNGTSILNTFALLHGAHILRVHDVKEAVEAVKIVAKLKPSAE, encoded by the coding sequence ATGAAACCCAGCCTTCTTATCAATATACGTGGTCGTCTCCTTGACTTGGGTCGTGAACCTATCGTCATGGGGATACTCAACCATACCCCCGACTCCTTTTTCTCAGGAAGTCGCATCCAAGGCGACAGAGCCATTCATGATCGCATCGAACAGATCCTCCGAGAGGGGGGATCGATGGTAGATGTCGGAGGATATTCGACCCGCCCCGACGCAACGGAGGTCTCTCCTGAAGAGGAGTGGGCACGTGTGGCTCAGGTGTTGGAGATATTGAAAAGGGATTATCCGGAAGTCATTGTTTCGGTAGACACGTTCAGAGCCGATGTCGCCCGAAAAGCCGTGGAGATAGGCGGAGCCGACCTGATCAACGATGTGTCGGGTGGCCTACTTGATAGTGAGATGTATGCGACAGTGGGCTCTTTGCAGGTGCCCTATATCTTGATGCACATGCGTGGTACTCCAAAGACGATGCAAAGTCTCACCGAGTACTCGGGCAAGGTGACCGATGTCGTGATCTCAGAGCTCCTTCGACCCATCGAAAAAGCACGAGCGGCAGGCATCAAAGACATCATCCTTGATCCCGGATTTGGCTTCAGCAAAACCCTTGATCAAAACTATGAGTTGATGAGCGAACTCGATAAGTTTGCGACACTGGGATTACCTCTCCTTGTGGGCATCTCTCGCAAAAGCATGATATATCGGCTCTTTGAGACCTCTCCTCAAGAAGCCCTCAATGGCACAAGTATCCTGAATACCTTTGCACTCCTCCATGGCGCACACATCCTGCGCGTACACGATGTCAAGGAGGCTGTCGAGGCCGTGAAGATCGTGGCAAAACTTAAACCCTCTGCGGAATGA
- a CDS encoding OmpA family protein gives MKVIKYILFIPILCATVFTAHAQEVEPMMQESNPQKSWEFGLGGSMLNISRMTLGNYNSSEKGDAYTLRLRNVMFGGNIYIAHELTPWLYADLQASLGSVKALSSGSKEKQSLFGIGGLGLQLRLTPLFKKKYVEPYFRIGANYMYKDFALNRQGSLPNFRNEELRWEHSDKFNKEANTARHLFLPSIGVGINSWFNDRFGFGIQGDYMTSLGEKRLAFPQVTARVMVRLGNSKETAPQIVYRERIVRETVPVEKEVIKYIERDADPLYKLFSAITFAFDSYEITEESAHLLDEIATHLKTMTNKKFLITGHTDARGSMAYNDRLSAMRADAIVTGLELRGVPTDMLKSRGVGKRIAAIPTSESHEVREGDRKVTVELIERMPYWNKLPKRGI, from the coding sequence ATGAAAGTGATTAAATACATTCTTTTTATACCCATTTTGTGCGCCACTGTATTCACAGCACACGCACAAGAGGTTGAGCCTATGATGCAGGAGTCCAATCCGCAAAAGAGTTGGGAGTTTGGACTTGGAGGTAGCATGCTGAACATCAGCAGAATGACACTCGGCAACTACAACTCTTCTGAAAAAGGCGATGCGTACACCTTACGTCTACGCAATGTCATGTTCGGAGGCAACATCTATATCGCACACGAACTCACCCCTTGGCTCTACGCTGACCTTCAGGCATCCCTCGGAAGCGTGAAAGCCCTCTCTTCAGGGAGTAAGGAGAAACAAAGCCTCTTCGGCATAGGAGGTCTTGGACTACAGTTACGTCTCACTCCTCTCTTCAAGAAGAAGTACGTCGAACCCTACTTCCGTATCGGCGCAAACTACATGTACAAGGACTTTGCTTTGAACAGACAAGGCAGTCTGCCTAACTTCCGCAACGAGGAACTGAGATGGGAGCACTCCGACAAATTCAATAAGGAAGCTAACACAGCTCGCCACCTCTTCTTGCCTTCGATAGGTGTGGGGATCAATAGCTGGTTCAATGACAGATTCGGCTTCGGCATCCAAGGCGACTACATGACATCATTGGGAGAGAAGAGACTCGCATTCCCACAAGTCACAGCTCGCGTGATGGTTCGCCTCGGGAACAGTAAGGAAACAGCTCCACAAATTGTCTACCGAGAACGTATCGTGCGTGAGACCGTGCCGGTCGAAAAGGAAGTCATCAAATACATCGAAAGAGATGCTGACCCTCTATACAAACTCTTCTCCGCCATCACATTTGCATTTGACAGCTATGAGATCACCGAAGAGTCGGCACACCTTTTGGACGAGATTGCCACACACCTCAAGACAATGACGAACAAGAAGTTCCTCATCACAGGACATACCGATGCACGAGGATCTATGGCATACAACGACAGACTCTCGGCCATGAGAGCTGATGCCATCGTCACGGGTCTTGAACTGAGAGGAGTCCCCACAGACATGCTCAAAAGTCGTGGTGTAGGCAAACGCATAGCTGCCATCCCTACCTCCGAAAGCCATGAGGTGAGAGAAGGAGACCGCAAGGTGACAGTAGAGCTTATCGAACGTATGCCTTACTGGAACAAACTCCCCAAAAGAGGTATCTAA
- a CDS encoding alpha/beta hydrolase codes for MRLKKIYRFVALVIFLLIIGLGAFAWYMLDLTLAMTHRGQDIEGSYREMRDRYPTLGSWIDSLRNVSALRDTFITAKDGTKLHGYYVRAAVPTAKTAVIVHGYTDNAIRMMMIGEVYHRHLHYNILLPDLRHAGLSEGGHIQMGWLDRFDVARWVDETPSIFGDSARVVVHGISMGAATTMMYSGEDPSERVKVFVPDCGYTSVWDQFAYRLKVEYGLPTFPILNAADIICQWRYGWGFKEASSLNQIVRCDRPMLFIHGAEDDYVPTEMAYRLYDMKPGIKELWIAPRSAHAVAYLDHPQEYISRVKTFVDPYMQ; via the coding sequence ATGAGACTAAAGAAGATATACAGGTTTGTGGCTTTGGTTATTTTTCTGCTGATCATTGGATTGGGTGCATTTGCCTGGTATATGTTGGATCTTACTTTGGCCATGACACATAGGGGACAAGACATCGAAGGATCTTACCGTGAAATGCGAGATCGATATCCGACCCTCGGCTCTTGGATCGACAGTCTTCGCAATGTCTCTGCTCTGAGAGATACATTCATCACCGCCAAAGATGGTACAAAACTTCACGGCTACTATGTCCGAGCGGCAGTACCTACGGCCAAGACTGCCGTCATCGTCCATGGATATACCGACAATGCCATACGGATGATGATGATAGGAGAAGTCTATCATCGACACCTCCATTACAATATCTTGCTGCCAGACTTGCGTCATGCGGGGCTTTCTGAAGGTGGACATATACAGATGGGATGGCTTGATAGATTCGATGTGGCACGATGGGTGGACGAAACGCCTTCTATCTTCGGCGACTCTGCGAGGGTCGTCGTACATGGAATATCCATGGGGGCTGCGACGACCATGATGTATTCGGGCGAAGATCCTTCCGAAAGGGTCAAGGTCTTTGTCCCCGACTGTGGCTATACCTCCGTATGGGATCAGTTTGCGTACCGCCTCAAGGTCGAATATGGGCTTCCCACCTTCCCTATCCTCAACGCAGCGGACATTATCTGTCAATGGCGGTACGGCTGGGGCTTCAAGGAAGCCTCCTCTCTTAACCAAATCGTACGCTGTGATCGTCCGATGCTCTTCATTCATGGAGCAGAGGATGATTATGTCCCTACCGAGATGGCTTATCGTCTCTATGATATGAAGCCGGGGATAAAGGAGCTTTGGATCGCACCGAGATCGGCACACGCTGTCGCTTACCTCGACCATCCACAAGAGTATATCTCACGTGTCAAGACCTTTGTGGATCCTTATATGCAGTGA
- a CDS encoding RNA methyltransferase → MNRKLSIQEMDRLTPSEFSSAEKVPVVIVLDNVRSMNNIGAVFRTADALRIERVCLCGISATPPHPDIHKTALGAEEVVSWKYYPDTSVCVQELKGEGYKIWCVEQAEGSIFLDEFAEKTPCEPIALVVGNEVKGVDQSVIDAGDGCIEIRQYGTKHSLNVSVAGGIVMWEVCKRFER, encoded by the coding sequence ATGAACAGAAAACTCAGCATACAAGAAATGGATCGGCTGACCCCATCCGAGTTTTCGTCAGCAGAGAAGGTGCCTGTCGTCATCGTGCTGGACAATGTCCGAAGCATGAATAATATCGGCGCAGTCTTCCGTACGGCCGATGCCTTGAGGATAGAGCGTGTCTGCCTCTGTGGGATCAGCGCAACACCTCCTCATCCGGACATACACAAGACCGCACTGGGAGCAGAAGAGGTGGTGTCGTGGAAGTACTATCCGGACACATCTGTTTGTGTGCAAGAGCTCAAAGGTGAGGGCTACAAGATATGGTGCGTGGAGCAGGCGGAAGGAAGCATATTTCTCGATGAATTTGCGGAAAAAACACCTTGCGAACCCATCGCCCTTGTTGTCGGGAACGAAGTCAAAGGGGTCGATCAGTCGGTCATAGACGCCGGGGATGGTTGTATCGAAATCCGCCAATATGGCACAAAACATTCGCTCAATGTATCTGTCGCCGGTGGGATCGTCATGTGGGAAGTGTGTAAGAGATTTGAGAGATGA
- a CDS encoding UDP-N-acetylmuramoyl-tripeptide--D-alanyl-D-alanine ligase translates to MTTIQHLYEIYLRHPGICTDTRKLCKGDLFFALHGANFDGNDFALRALEQGAAYAIVDKDVAPSDPRCLLVEDTLTALQALATHHRRQFDIPVIGITGTNGKTTTKELIRSVLSRKYNLLATEGNLNNHIGVPLMILRLDSSHEMALIEMGAGAPGEIHTLVEIAQPNVGLITNIGRAHLQGFGSIEGVLRTKSELPEYLYAHEGTFLLNSDDPLLVEKWGTQTVLTYGQEGNYVSGKVAGHLPYLSVSVGETVVHSQLVGAYNLINILAAIAMGKYFEVPEADIYAGIEGYQPTNNRSQLVRLEGGSQLIVDAYNANPSSMAVAIDNLVDSPARHKVAILGDMLELGEATEEEHRRVLTHLSAHPEVKALLCGPCFRKVAGEAFLAFEKVEDICEYLRRHPLPSESLVLIKGSRGIALEKVLPLFCSGSL, encoded by the coding sequence ATGACCACCATACAACACCTCTACGAGATCTATCTGCGCCATCCCGGTATATGTACGGACACCAGAAAGTTGTGTAAGGGGGATTTATTCTTCGCTCTTCATGGAGCCAATTTTGATGGCAACGACTTTGCCCTCCGTGCTCTTGAACAAGGGGCGGCCTATGCCATCGTTGATAAGGACGTGGCACCCTCCGATCCTCGTTGCCTTCTTGTCGAAGATACGTTGACGGCACTTCAAGCCCTTGCCACCCATCACCGCCGACAGTTTGACATCCCTGTCATCGGCATCACGGGCACCAACGGTAAGACGACGACGAAGGAGCTCATCCGCTCCGTCCTCTCTCGCAAGTACAACCTCCTTGCCACCGAGGGCAACCTCAACAACCATATCGGTGTACCGCTCATGATCCTCAGACTCGACTCCTCCCACGAGATGGCTCTCATCGAGATGGGTGCAGGGGCACCCGGAGAGATCCATACCTTGGTAGAGATCGCACAGCCGAATGTGGGGCTGATTACAAACATCGGTAGGGCTCACTTACAAGGATTTGGGTCGATAGAAGGAGTCTTGCGTACCAAGAGTGAGCTTCCCGAGTATCTCTATGCTCATGAGGGTACTTTCCTCCTGAATAGTGACGATCCACTCTTGGTTGAAAAATGGGGAACACAGACCGTACTTACCTATGGGCAAGAGGGCAACTATGTCTCAGGCAAAGTGGCAGGTCATCTGCCCTACCTGTCGGTCTCGGTCGGAGAAACAGTGGTCCACTCTCAACTCGTAGGGGCATACAATCTCATCAATATCCTTGCTGCAATCGCGATGGGCAAATACTTTGAAGTGCCCGAAGCCGACATCTATGCAGGTATCGAGGGGTATCAACCCACCAATAACCGTTCGCAGCTCGTCCGACTTGAGGGTGGCTCCCAACTCATCGTCGATGCCTATAATGCCAACCCCTCAAGTATGGCTGTTGCCATTGACAATCTCGTTGACTCGCCGGCTCGACACAAAGTCGCCATCCTCGGAGACATGCTCGAACTCGGAGAAGCCACCGAAGAGGAGCATCGTAGGGTCTTGACACACCTCTCTGCTCATCCCGAAGTCAAGGCTCTACTCTGTGGCCCATGCTTCCGAAAAGTTGCAGGCGAGGCATTTCTTGCCTTTGAGAAGGTCGAGGACATCTGTGAATATCTCCGCCGGCATCCTCTCCCATCCGAAAGCCTTGTGCTCATCAAAGGCTCACGTGGGATAGCCCTCGAAAAGGTTCTGCCTCTTTTCTGTTCAGGCAGTCTATGA
- the recG gene encoding ATP-dependent DNA helicase RecG → MTNLLDTDIKYLPGMGEHRAKVFAKEIGVRTYRDLLYYFPYKHIDRTRIYKTVEVSEHLPYIQLKGVITSKTIEGEGRRKRLKATFRDPYGEIELVWFNSIQYFRDHLSLNTPYLVFGKPTRFGNTYSIAHPEIDDLKNPKQSSVGKLYPMYSTTERMKKMSLNSKFINELVSKLLDLLKDKLPDTLPRYITDHYNMLSLYEALRQIHLPENEDMLRRASARLKMEEIFYVRLRMQYLKERRQNENQGILLPKVGDEFRRLYSEVLPFDLTNAQKRVIREIHTDLQSGKQMNRLVQGDVGSGKTIVALLTMLLAVDNGYQACMMAPTEILARQHYESLSQLLAPLDTSVRLLTGSTKTKEKREIARGIADGSIDILVGTHALIEDYVQFRRLAVAVIDEQHRFGVHQRSIMWEKNNHVHPHILIMSATPIPRTLAMTLYGDLDVSIIDELPPGRTPIRTQHYYESKRPELNFFIRDQIEAGRQVYVVYPLIEESEKMDYKSLEEGFEMLKEAFPTRTIGIVHGKLRPSEKEEAMTLFASGKTDILVATTVIEVGVNVPNATVMVIESAERFGLSQLHQLRGRVGRGSNQSYCILMTGNNLGEESRKRIDIMVETTNGFRIAEEDLKLRGHGDMEGTRQSGIGLDFKIANLAKDGRIVQFCVNLVEQILNDDPLLEAPHNAVLQAQLTALLRHEKDWGLIS, encoded by the coding sequence ATGACAAACCTTCTGGACACCGATATCAAGTACCTACCGGGGATGGGCGAACACCGAGCAAAGGTCTTTGCCAAGGAGATTGGTGTCCGGACTTATCGAGACCTGCTCTACTATTTCCCATATAAGCACATCGACCGCACACGGATCTACAAGACTGTTGAAGTAAGCGAACACCTCCCTTATATCCAACTCAAAGGGGTCATCACCTCCAAGACCATCGAAGGCGAAGGGCGTAGAAAACGTCTCAAGGCCACCTTCCGTGATCCTTATGGAGAGATCGAGCTCGTGTGGTTCAATAGCATACAATACTTCAGAGATCACCTTTCGCTCAATACCCCCTATCTCGTCTTCGGCAAGCCTACACGCTTCGGCAACACTTACAGTATCGCCCATCCGGAGATCGACGATCTGAAAAATCCCAAACAAAGTAGTGTGGGCAAGCTCTATCCGATGTACTCGACGACAGAGCGCATGAAGAAAATGTCGCTCAACTCGAAGTTCATCAACGAACTCGTATCCAAGCTCCTTGACCTCCTCAAAGACAAGCTCCCCGACACCCTTCCCCGATACATCACGGATCACTACAATATGCTCTCCCTCTACGAGGCACTCCGGCAGATACACCTACCCGAGAACGAGGATATGCTTCGTCGTGCCTCTGCTCGCCTGAAGATGGAAGAGATCTTCTATGTCCGACTTAGGATGCAATACCTCAAGGAGCGACGTCAGAACGAAAATCAAGGCATCCTCCTACCCAAGGTCGGTGACGAGTTCAGACGACTGTACAGCGAGGTCTTACCCTTCGATCTCACAAACGCACAGAAGAGAGTCATCCGGGAAATACACACCGACCTCCAGAGCGGAAAGCAGATGAACCGCCTCGTCCAAGGAGATGTCGGCAGTGGCAAGACGATTGTTGCCCTCCTCACCATGCTCCTTGCTGTGGACAATGGCTACCAAGCCTGCATGATGGCACCCACCGAGATACTTGCCCGACAGCATTACGAAAGCCTGAGCCAACTCCTCGCCCCGCTCGACACGTCTGTCCGCCTGCTCACGGGCTCGACAAAGACAAAGGAGAAGAGAGAGATCGCCCGGGGCATAGCCGATGGCTCGATAGACATCCTCGTAGGTACCCATGCCCTCATCGAAGACTACGTGCAGTTTCGCCGACTTGCTGTCGCCGTCATCGACGAACAGCACCGCTTTGGCGTACACCAACGCTCCATCATGTGGGAAAAGAACAATCATGTCCATCCCCACATCCTCATCATGAGTGCGACACCTATCCCACGCACATTGGCGATGACTCTGTACGGAGACCTTGATGTATCGATCATTGACGAACTTCCCCCCGGGCGGACGCCTATCCGCACCCAACACTATTACGAGAGCAAACGCCCCGAACTCAACTTCTTCATCCGAGATCAAATCGAGGCCGGACGACAGGTCTATGTCGTCTATCCCCTCATCGAAGAGAGTGAAAAGATGGACTACAAGAGTCTCGAAGAGGGATTCGAGATGCTCAAGGAAGCTTTCCCCACACGCACGATCGGCATCGTTCATGGCAAACTGAGGCCTTCTGAAAAAGAGGAGGCCATGACACTCTTTGCCTCCGGTAAGACCGACATACTTGTCGCCACCACCGTGATCGAAGTCGGTGTCAATGTCCCCAATGCAACGGTCATGGTCATCGAGAGTGCCGAACGCTTCGGGCTCTCGCAGCTCCACCAGCTACGGGGGCGTGTCGGTCGTGGGAGCAACCAATCTTACTGTATCCTCATGACAGGCAACAATCTTGGCGAAGAATCCCGCAAACGTATCGACATCATGGTCGAGACGACCAACGGCTTTCGTATTGCCGAAGAAGACCTCAAACTCCGAGGACACGGCGATATGGAAGGGACGCGCCAGAGTGGTATCGGGCTGGACTTCAAGATCGCCAACCTCGCCAAAGACGGCCGTATCGTACAGTTCTGTGTCAATCTCGTCGAGCAGATCCTCAACGATGATCCTCTCCTCGAAGCCCCCCACAACGCTGTCTTACAAGCGCAGCTCACAGCACTCCTCCGGCACGAGAAGGACTGGGGACTCATCAGTTGA
- a CDS encoding IspD/TarI family cytidylyltransferase yields the protein MKRGCVIVAGGKGLRMGGDIPKQYMEIGDLPILMRTVQALKAYDSDMLISIAVPKDDIAYVDELRRRYLSNHGAILIVGGGETRTDSVHQGLMAMPDDVVRVGVHDGVRPFVSPEMLARLFETNEPSVIPVIPCTDSVRLKGEDDSYRPLDRSLIGLVQTPQVFDAETLRRAYRIYDEQKDKATFTDDASLVEGLLGITPKTVEGDELNIKITTPKDMILGAWIASIRDGA from the coding sequence ATGAAAAGGGGTTGTGTCATCGTAGCAGGGGGCAAGGGGCTTCGCATGGGCGGAGACATCCCGAAACAATATATGGAGATCGGTGATCTGCCGATCCTCATGCGCACCGTACAAGCACTCAAGGCCTATGACAGTGACATGCTCATTTCGATCGCTGTGCCCAAGGATGATATAGCGTATGTAGACGAGCTCCGACGGCGATACCTTAGTAATCATGGTGCAATCCTCATCGTGGGAGGTGGAGAGACCCGCACCGATAGTGTCCATCAAGGCCTCATGGCAATGCCGGATGATGTTGTCCGTGTGGGGGTGCATGATGGGGTGCGCCCGTTTGTCTCTCCGGAGATGCTGGCACGACTGTTTGAGACGAATGAGCCTTCTGTCATACCCGTCATTCCGTGCACGGACTCGGTGAGACTCAAAGGAGAGGACGATAGCTACCGACCATTGGATCGCAGCCTTATCGGCCTTGTGCAGACGCCGCAGGTCTTCGATGCAGAGACTTTGCGCAGAGCCTACCGTATTTATGACGAACAGAAAGACAAAGCAACATTCACAGATGATGCCTCTTTGGTCGAAGGACTTTTGGGTATCACGCCAAAAACAGTCGAAGGAGACGAGCTTAACATCAAGATCACTACACCCAAGGATATGATCCTCGGGGCATGGATCGCAAGCATAAGGGACGGAGCATGA
- a CDS encoding RagB/SusD family nutrient uptake outer membrane protein: MKTNILLSTIISVVALCMVSCDDFLSKAPSKEENLEIRTVEQLEALIANHNSKSKSIESNKIALYSSDNFEYSKELYKTPKQIMPSMALYQYYTWNMELASDDSNDTGWGDYFDRIYNANLIINEIDKASGRDDDKRRLKAEAHFIRAHNYLSLASIYCLPYGPATKQEDGLPLKRSTSFEERLDRVSLEETYDFIENDIKEALKIDVSLYRDDLRRTWRANKAAACALASRFYLLKGMYAEAEKYADMALKEDDTLIDYTSGVITQKAEVGLDENMMPIMITFPSTWTNRIDDLTFSRETDMYYQKSIITFVDLCWLIPSRRLLNLYDQEHDLRYRYFIVPQFSYTLLVRGAFPGYCTYNHEITSGLSVAEMLLIKAECMVRTGQNVAGAMGVLNRLRDKRISKDAPAEVRFLSASDKQEALRLVLDERSREMPFTMRWSDIRRCNFNEDPSDDITITRSFYDMDAYKVKDDQPKEYTLAPGSRRYAAPIPKNEITSGQGVIKQNRY; this comes from the coding sequence ATGAAAACAAATATCTTACTCTCAACGATAATATCTGTTGTCGCACTGTGCATGGTCTCGTGTGATGACTTTCTAAGCAAGGCTCCGTCAAAGGAAGAGAATCTTGAGATCAGGACGGTCGAACAGTTGGAAGCTCTCATTGCCAACCACAACAGTAAGTCAAAATCGATTGAATCCAACAAGATCGCACTTTATTCGAGCGACAACTTTGAGTATTCGAAGGAACTCTACAAGACGCCCAAACAGATAATGCCATCGATGGCTCTGTATCAATACTATACATGGAATATGGAGCTTGCATCGGATGACTCCAACGATACAGGCTGGGGCGACTACTTCGATCGCATATATAATGCCAATCTCATCATCAATGAGATTGACAAGGCTTCCGGCAGAGACGATGATAAACGTCGACTGAAAGCGGAAGCACACTTCATACGTGCGCACAATTATCTTAGCTTGGCTTCCATCTACTGTCTGCCTTATGGTCCTGCGACCAAACAAGAGGATGGGTTGCCTTTGAAGCGAAGCACCAGCTTTGAGGAGAGGTTGGATCGGGTAAGCCTTGAGGAGACTTATGACTTTATCGAAAATGATATAAAAGAGGCACTGAAGATCGATGTCAGTCTTTACCGAGACGATCTTCGACGCACATGGCGTGCAAATAAAGCTGCGGCTTGCGCCTTGGCATCACGCTTTTATCTCCTGAAAGGTATGTATGCAGAGGCTGAGAAGTATGCGGATATGGCACTCAAGGAGGATGACACCTTGATCGACTATACGAGTGGTGTGATCACACAAAAAGCTGAGGTCGGTCTGGACGAAAACATGATGCCGATCATGATCACCTTCCCTTCTACATGGACCAACAGGATTGATGATCTGACCTTCAGTAGAGAAACAGATATGTATTACCAAAAGTCCATCATCACCTTTGTGGACTTGTGTTGGCTCATCCCCAGTCGCCGTCTTTTGAACCTTTACGATCAGGAGCATGACTTGAGGTATCGCTATTTCATCGTACCTCAGTTCTCATACACTTTGCTCGTTCGAGGTGCATTCCCGGGGTATTGTACATACAATCATGAGATCACATCAGGTCTGTCGGTCGCAGAGATGTTGTTGATAAAGGCCGAGTGTATGGTACGTACAGGGCAGAATGTTGCGGGAGCAATGGGTGTCCTCAACAGGTTGAGAGATAAACGTATCAGCAAGGACGCCCCTGCTGAGGTCAGATTTCTCTCGGCAAGCGACAAGCAGGAAGCCCTCCGACTTGTTTTGGACGAACGCTCCAGAGAGATGCCATTCACCATGAGGTGGAGTGATATACGCCGATGCAACTTCAACGAAGACCCTTCGGACGACATCACCATCACCCGAAGTTTTTACGACATGGATGCTTATAAGGTCAAGGATGATCAACCCAAGGAATACACCTTGGCTCCGGGTTCGAGGAGATATGCTGCTCCAATACCGAAAAATGAGATCACATCCGGCCAAGGTGTGATCAAGCAAAATAGATATTGA